The DNA window CGACATCGACACTGTCGGAAGCTTCCTCGAGTACCTCTACACGGGCGAGTACTTCCCCAAGAAGATCCCCGGCCAGCGCGTCCTCGAGACCGACCCCGCGATTCCTGCTGTGGACGACAGCGGCGACCAGCTCCTCAAGCACGCCCGCATCTACACGCTCGCCGAGAAGTTTGGCGTCGACGGTCTCAAGACACTCTCCAGCTCCAAGATCCACTGCGTCAACTCGACAGCCAAGGGCGAGATCGCATACGCTCGTTACGTCTACGCCTTTACCAACAACGACGATGTCACAATTCGCGCTCCTGTCGCGAGCTTCTGGGCTACGCGCTCGCACACCCTCCGTTCCGAGGCCGAGGCCGAGTTCAAGGCTCTGTGCTTGGAGCACCCCCAATTCGGATACGATGTTCTCAGTATGTGTGATGATATTCTTGTGGAAGTAGTTTATGCTAATCATTGTCAGCCCGTGTCTTGGACGACAAGCTCAAGAGAGAGCGCAACGACAAGATGCACCCTGCTACCAGCAGCACCCGAAAGCGCGCCCGTCACAGCAGCGGCTCGCGTGCCGAATAAGCAGAATCTATGTGCTGGCGCGTATTGGacctcttttctcttttgtaCTGTAATACTATGGGCGATATACTCGGCTGCTATACGCAGTTGGCTTGAAAGATGGAATACTGGGACCATAAGGAACAAGCTCAAGAGAGCTATTGGATTTTCGCATCTTAATCAACAGAAAGATTTCTCGggtctttttccttttctgaGTCACAAGGTGTTTCCGGAGCTCGAACTAAAAACACGTCTTTTATTCTCTTCAGGCTTCTTCCTTGCATCATGCCGATGAAGCCTTTGGCTGTGAAGTCTTGACATACTTGGTATGCTGTCCATGCGTAACAAGTTTCGACGTCCCATCCGCCTCAACCTTGAAAATCTTTATCGACGAAAAGGCAACGCTCCCACCGACTTTATCCGCCGTTGAGATAATCTCTACTGTATCCCCCAAACGTGCCGTGCTGACGTAGCTAATGTGCATATCCACACTCGCACCAGTCGTCTCCCTCAGATCCCAGCTCGCGATGGCCAGACCAGTGACAAAGTCGATGATAGTAGCTGATACAGCGCCGTGTAGGCTTCCGCTGCTGTTTAGGTGATTCTCGTTTAGTGTCATGCGTGTGATGACGACGCCTTGGCTTGTAGCCATGAGTTGCGCTGGGGCCATTATGAAGTTGTAGATGGGGCTTTTGCTGCGAAGACGGTCCATGAGGGATTGGACGTGGGCGGTTCGCACCGCTGGGAGGGAGTCGACATCTGGGGTCTGCACTCGAGTTGAAGGTGGTTCAGACATTTTGAGATATCGTAAATAggtattttttttataaaatgttttttgtttgtttctcaATTGTAAGTCTACCAAGTTATTTGAATTGAGCTGAGCTGTTTAAGGGAAATTCCCGCCGCGGACAAATCCCGCCCCCCTTTGATGAATACCCTCTCTTGTCTGCATACATTAGTTAgtactcaactcaactcaaaccTTTTCAAAAACATCCTTCAAGTAATCAAAAGCACCCAAAGGAACACCCTGAGTACGCATAATACAATATGCAGAAGTAAGATGAAAGTGAAAGTTTGGAATGACGTATTCGTTTATATACCTCTCCCCCGTGA is part of the Fusarium poae strain DAOMC 252244 chromosome 4, whole genome shotgun sequence genome and encodes:
- a CDS encoding hypothetical protein (BUSCO:41990at5125), which gives rise to MPSDQHEDSVEPTGDVEMTETVQNTQETSQENTQEDTHNGEAEQNENADETALEIVESEVAQPRITFANYLSSPIVTLLIGSSDQSILSAHQGLLMQSPYFKDICDHFVEDGSPRQIELPEYDIDTVGSFLEYLYTGEYFPKKIPGQRVLETDPAIPAVDDSGDQLLKHARIYTLAEKFGVDGLKTLSSSKIHCVNSTAKGEIAYARYVYAFTNNDDVTIRAPVASFWATRSHTLRSEAEAEFKALCLEHPQFGYDVLTRVLDDKLKRERNDKMHPATSSTRKRARHSSGSRAE